GGTAGCTGTCGTACCAGCTGTCGATGACGAGGGCCCTGAGGGGGTCGTGTGCGTGTCCGCGGGGAGGGGGGACGCGACGCACCACTGCCTCGAGGATCTCGTCTATTCCGGTGCCGTCTTTGGCGCTGGCCGCGATGGCGTCGCCGCAGTCCAGCCCCACGACATCTTCCACCTCGCGTCGAGTACGCTCCACATCCGCGCTGGGCAGGTCGATCTTGTTGAATACAGGGATGATCGTAAGTTCGTTCTGCAGCGCGAGGTACACGTTCGCGAGCGTCTGCGCTTCGACGCCCTGGCTCGCGTCCACTACCAGCAGCGCCCCCTCGCAGGCAGCCAGCGAGCGGGACACTTCGTAGCTGAAATCGACGTGACCCGGCGTATCGATCAGGTTGAGCTGGTAGTGCTGGCCTGCGCGGTCCCGATAGGCGAGGCGCACGGCCTGAGCCTTGATGGTAATGCCGCGCTCGCGCTCGAGCTCCATCTTGTCGAGGAACTGATCGGTCCGCTGGCGTTCGCTCAGGGCCCCGGTGAGTTCCAGGATACGGTCGGCCAGCGTGCTCTTGCCATGGTCGATGTGAGCGATGATCGAGAAGTTGCGGATGTGTGAAGGATCGATGGTCATGAGCGCGTCTGCTTGCCTGAGGTTGGCGTCGAGCGCGACCCCCGGGGCGTACCCGCGGAGCCGCAGACGCGCGTTGCGGCAACTTGGACCGAGAGCCGAAGGATGATCGACATCCTTCAGCTTGTCAGCGTGCCGAAACCTCTAGTACCTCGCCACGGGGGTCTTGATTGGTCGGAGCTACTTCTCCGGCTCCAGCGACAACTGCCCTGGGAGCTGGTGCTCATGGAGCTTGAGCACCAGGTCGATGCCCTCGCGTATGTAGACTGCGACCGGGACCTTGGTGCGCTCGTGAAGCAGCTTGAGCTGCTCGTTCTGCTCGGCGGTGATGTAGATTGTTGTTGAGATTTTCTTACGCGCCATGTGAGCACGCCATTTTCTCGCAGCGTTCTGTGGATGGCTGTGAAGGTACATGTCACAACATATATTGTCAATCGCCCCCACCCGCCACCCGCCGAGTCCATCGCACCGCAAAAGACAAGCAAATTCAATCAGATGGGCCATGCCATGCCCGGCCGCCGCTCATCCAGCTTGCGGGCAGTCGCGGGCTGCAAGTATTCTAGGGTTTGGGTAAATGTCCAGGATTCGCACAAGGACAGGGCAGATCATGCGACCAGCTTGGTTGGGGGGCCTCCCGTTTTTGCTCGCTGCAGGGCCGTTTGCCTGCGGTGGAGCCAGCACCAGCGCGGGGCTTGGTGACGAAGCGGCTGGCAAGTCGCAGGCTCGCGAGTCCACACGGCTTGCGCGCGACCGCTGTCGCGGCGATCGAGACGAGGCAATCGACGTGAACTCCGACGGTCAACCCGACATCCGCCGCGTGTTTCGGGGCAGGCGCCCGCACTGCAGCGAGATCGACATCAACCACGATGGCCGTCCTGACATTACGCGCTTCTTTGCAGGCGACGGAACGGTTGAGCGCGAGCAGCTGGACTTCGATTTTGACGGTCGCGTCGACCAGGCTTCGTTCCATCAGCATGGAAAACTGGTACGCAAAGAGTTCGACACGAATTTCGACCAGCTGGTGGACACGTGGGTGTGGTGCCAAGGCCCCTACGTAGGGCGACTGGAACGGGATCGTCACGGTACCGGCCGCGCTGACACGTGGGAGAGCTATCGTGGCGGTGTGCTCGCGCAAGCGAGCTTCGATGACAACAACGATGGGCGACCAGAGCGCTGGGAGTTGTTCAGGCAGGGCGTGCGCGTGCAGACTCAGCGGGACACCGATGGCGACGGCCGACCGGATCGCGATGAGAAACTCGGCGTGAGCTCCGACGAGGAGGCGCTCAAGCCGCTTTCTTGCACCGGCGTTGCGCTGCCCACGACCACGAGGAAGTCCGAGCAGGCGCGGCCTCCACGTGCGTCCGCGGCCGTCCAAGCGCCCCAATCGCCGCCCGCACCGGCCGCTTCGCCGCAACCGCCGGCTTCGCCGCAACCGCCGGCTTCGCCGCAGGACGGCGCGCCCGCGCCGACAACTTCTCCCGAGACCCCCAGGGAGCCTGCATGAGAGCGCGCACGGCCCGCCTCGCGCTTTGTGCGCCTCGAAGCCGATCTGGCAGCGCCATGTTGTTCGGACGCCTTTGCGCCCTAGCTATCGCGCTCGCCGCATGCGGTGGGGGCGCTGCGGGGGCGGGTGTCCAGGCGGACACCAAGCCCGAGAAGCGCAAGGTCGTGTCGCGCGGGCGGGCGATACCTGTGGCAGGAACGACTCAGGGGTCGACCGAGTCCGAGCGGCGCAGGCTCTGCGACGCACAGGGCGCCGCCATGGAGGCCAGCGAGTACGACACATCGGGAGATGATGTGCCCGACGTGCGCAAGGTATTCAAGCGCCTGGGCACCCCACCCCTGACACGGCTTGTGCTCGTGTGCCGCGAGAGCGACCTCAACGCCGATGGCGTCAAAGACGTGTTGCGTTTTTACGACGACGAGGGGCGACCGTTGCGAGAAGAGTCGGACCGCAACTTCGACGGCAAGATGGATCAGATCACGGTGTGCCAGGAAGGCCAAGTCGTGCGCAAGGAGATCGACGGCGATGGCAACGGAGTGATAGACACCAAAGTCTTCTATGATGACGGCGAAGCGTTACGTGGCGAGAGGGACCTGAAAGGTCGCAGCACGGCCCGCACCTGGCGTCCCGACCGCTGGGAGTACTACGAAGAGGGTCGCACCATCCGGATGGGCACCGACCTGGACGGCGACGGCAAGGTCGATCGCTGGGATCGCGATGATACATTGCGCTCGGCCAAGAAGCGGCAGGAGGAGCTGCAGCAGGACGAGCCCAGGGAGGCTCGAGGGGAGGGCGAGGGCACCGAGGGCTCTGAGGCCTCCCAAACGGCCGCCGGCAAGGCGGAAGGGTAGAGAGGCGTTCACCTGCCGGCCCGACGAATCAGCGAACGCGATCGACGCCGCCACCGGTGCCGCAGGCCAGCGGGAGGGCTCCATGACCAGCGGTCAGGGGACTGAAGCGGCGCTGTGGCCGCGGAACGCCTCCAGAAACTGCTCGCGCGAGCGGGCGTGGCTTCTCGGCGCGCCTGCGAAGACCTTGTTGTCGCGGGTCGTGTACGGGTCAACGGCCGGGTGGTGCGCGAACTAGGCGCGAAGGCCGACCTGCAGAGCGATCGTGTGGAGCTCGATGGGAGGCGGCTGACCGCCGGCAAGCCCATCTACTACGTGCTCAACAAGCCGCGCGCCGTGGTCGCCACGCTGGACGACCCCGAGGGTCGCGAGAGCATCGCCGACCTGCTCCGGGGGATCCGGGAACGCGTCTTTCCGGTCGGCCGTCTCGACTACCACACGAGCGGCGCCCTGCTGCTTACCAACGACGGCGAGCTGGCACAGGCCCTGCTTCACCCACGCCGAGCCGTGCCCAAGACCTACGTGGCCAAAGTGCGTGGCGCGGTGGACGAACGGACCCTGGCACTGCTCAGCAACGGCATCGTGCTCGACGACGGCTACAAGACCCGCAAGGCCGACGTCTACGTGCTTCGCGAGGAGCGCGACAGCACCTGGCTGCAGCTCACCTTGCGGGAGGGAAAGAACCGCCAGATACACCGCATGGTCGAAGCCGCAGGCCAGCGCGTCGTGCGTCTATCGCGCACCGAGTTCGCCGGTATCACGGTCGAAGGCCTGCGACCCGGCCAGCACCGACCCCTGTCCGGCAAGGAGCTCGATCGCCTCAAGCGCGACTATTTGAATCCAAGCCGCAGGGCCAAGACAAGACAGGCGAGGACTGCAAGCGACGTCGAGACGAGCTCCCCCTCAGCAACCCAGCGCCCACGTCCCGCTTCGAAACAACACGGCCGTCGAGAGACGTCCTCAGTCGAGCTGCCCTCCGAGCCACGCCGCAGGCGCCGGGTTCAAAGCGCGTCCGCTCCTGGCCCACGCAACCGCAAGCGACCACCACGACGTTGACAGCGCCGGGTCCCTGACTAAACTGCCCGGTCTGCCGCGGGGTGGAGCAGCCTGGTAGCTCGTCGGGCTCATAACCCGAAGGTCGTCGGTTCAAATCCGGCCCCCGCAACTACTATGTGGCCGCGCCGATCCGGAACCCGGGTCGGCGCCGTCGTTTAGGGACGCGAAAGAGGCCAAGCCTCAAAGCGGGTCAGGTCGCCTTCAAGGCGGGTCGCAAAGCGGGTCAGGTCGCCTTCAAGGCGGGTCGCAAATCCGGCCCCCGCAACTACTATGTGGCCGCGCCGATCCGGAACCCGGGTCGGCGCCGTCGTTTAGGGACGCGAAAGAGGCCAAGCCTCAAAGCGGGTCAGGTCGCCTTCAAGCCGGGTCACCGGATCCTGCTTGCGACGTTCGTTCGTGAGCGAGTTCTGCGACCTGTATCGGCGGGTCGAGGCCAGGACCCTGATGGAGCCATGGGCCACTGCGCAGTGGTCTTCCCATGGGGAGCAGCGTATTCTTGAGGATACTTGTTCGGGTTACACCACAGGGCCAACCGCGTGCTACGGGGGTTGAGGGTGGCAGCGTCGCGCGCGCTGCTCCTCGGCCTGCCGGTCATGGTCAACCATGGCTGCGGGTCGCAAGAAGGGGTATTCGTGGCTTTCCGGATCGTGACTGCGGTCGATCCCCACGCTCCGGATCGTGACCCGTTCGATCCGAGCAATAGCGACACGGTGCGGGTGCGACTCGAGCACCGCGGTCTGGCTGTGATGCCCATCGGCGTGGCGAGCGACGACTGTGTGAAGCCGCACTGCGAGGAGTTTCCCTCTTCGGCGACGAGCTTTGGGCTCGGACCCTTCAAGGGCTCCTTGCTTGGCCATTCGCTGCGAGTGGAAGTCTTCAAGGACGGTGAGCTCCGAGCCACCGGGCGCTCGTTCCCGTTCGACGTAAACGACGGCGTTGCCACGATCGCTCCCCATGTCTTGGTGATCCCAGAGGGTCTGTATGCCCTGCCGGTTGGCCGCCAGCCCCTTGGCGCCCAGGTGCAGGGCATGATCGCCACGCAGGACGGGGCGCTTATCGCAACCGCTGAGGGCGCGCTGTGGCGGTATCAGGCTCACGGGGCTGTCACCGGGGCCGCGCTGCTGACCGAGGCTCTACCAGCCGATCCCGCACTGCAGGGAGCTACCTGGACCGCACTCGTGCCGCAACCCCGGGACGACGTGCGGATCCGGGAGGCCTATCTGCTGGCGGTCCATCCCGATCCGCATTCGGACGCCGCCCTGGCGCGGGCTTATGACCAGGACGCACGCCAGGTCGGTCCACCAGTCACGCTGCCTGCGACCCACGCTCGGGGCGCTGCCTTGGTGGCCCTGCCGTCTGGCCGTTCCGCAGTCGTGGTGGGGGGCATGCCGGACCAGCGCTCGGTCGGTCTGGCAGGCCCGGTGGCCGCGTTGGCGGCAGCTGCTACCGTGACGCGGCTCGAACTGCATGGTCAGGAGCTCACTACTCAACCGTTGGGCCGGCTGCGTTGGCCGTTGAGCGACGCCACCGGGGTGGGTTTGTGGGTGGATCCAGAAACGGTGCCCGGAGCCGAACCCGTGGAACGGGTGGTCCTGGTGGGCGGCTATACGGGTACGCGAGCGGACATCCTGCCGGGCCTGCCCGCGTCGGAGCGAATGAGCCCCTACTTGGTCAGCTTTGATCCGAGCCCCCATCCGGGCGCACGGACCGATCCGCGAGAGCAGCCCCTGCAGCAACAGTGGGTCAACTTGACTGAGCTACAGGTCCCTCCGGACCCTCACTTCCGCGGCTTGCTGGCACCCGCGGTGGTGTCGCCCTCCAGGGCCCACGTGCTCGTGGCGGGAGGTCAGAAACGCATCGACTGCTTCTTCAGCGAGGGGCGCTACCTCGACCGGAGGCGTCAGCCATGCGAGAAGTTCGCCTCCAGACTCTGGCTTTTCGAGTTGGGCAGAGATCGGCTCGAAGAGCGGGCCACGGGCATCGAGCCGTCCACCATCGAGCCGGCGCGCGCCGGCGCAGCCGTGGTGAAGCTGGACCGGGATATCGTGCTGGTCGCGGGTGGGTTCGGCCTGTCGGGCAGCAGCCAAACAGCGGAGGTCGTGGACCTGGTAGGCGGATGGAACCCCGCTACCGTGGCGATCCCAGTGGAGATGTCACAACCTCAGGGGGCCATCCTGCTCGACCGTACCGTGCTGCTAGCCGACGAGCAGGGGATTGTCGTGCACGCCGATCGCCGTCTTTAGGCGAAGGGTCAAACAAGCGCTGCGGCTGCGGGCGCGAGCAGGGCGCGAGCGTGCCGCCGTGCACGGCCGCAACCGATCGCGTTATTCTGTCATCGTCCCTTGGCCTCGCGCGGCAACCCGGGTGCGGCGCCGCCTTGAGCGCGTCGCGAGGAACGCGAGCGCCACCGCAAGCGACCACGCGCCCGGCGCGCTCGACGCCCGCGCCGCCAAGCTACACGAGCAGCCGCCGTCCGGCGCCGTGGCGGCCGGCCTGGGTCCGGCCGTCGGCGGCAGCTGGGGTGCAGGTGCCGGTATCCCGCCGCCTGTCGCGCCGGGCATCGTACCCATGGTGCCCGCCATTGCAGCGGGTACAGGCGAGCCGGCGGCCGCGGACGTCCCCGCGGGCGCACCCATGCCTGCAAGCGTCCCAGTACCGGCCATCCCTGCGGCGCCCGTGGTGTTGCCCCCGCCCAAGCCCGCCACGCCTGGCGTGCCGTCGTAGCCCGCCGCGCCCATACCGCCGATACCCGCGCCGCCCTGTGTGCCCGCGCCGCCCTGGCCCGCAACGCCGGGGCCCCCAAAGGGCGCTCCGCAGATGCTGCTCGGGCCGCCGCGAGCTGTGTTTTGGCACCAGTTGCTCCACGTGCCCATGCCCTTGTCGCTGCCGGCAAAGAAGCCGCCGCAGTCCTTGGTCGGGCTCCACTGGCCGCTCTGCGCGTCAAAGCAAGGCGTGATGTCGATTCCTGTGTCCTGCTCGAAGTTGGCGACCACCGCGTCAATGCGCTTGAAGTCCGCAGCCGAGTTGCAAGGGATGCCCGTGGTGCCACCGGTGAGCGTGCCAAGCACGCGCCATGTCCCGTCCTCCACCCTTGTGAACACCGGACCCCCGGAATCCCCTCGACACGGTGAGGGCGGTACGCCGGCGTCGCCAACAATGATGCGCTTGGCTTCCACTGTCGTGATGCGCTGATTGGCCCAGCGCTTGGTTCCCCCACCGCTCAGATTGGAGGTGTTGCCAAAGCCTGCGATGACGACGGGTTGATCGACCTTCAGGTAACGGTCGACTTCGCAGCCGAACAAGACGGGTGTGACAGGAATCTCTGTGACCTCTCGCATCAACTCGCACAGCTGCGAGTCGCTGCTACCCGTGCCCACGCAGCGGCCGACGCGGACGCTATGCGGTGCCCCGGCGCGGGTCTGGCCAAAACCGACCGCAGTCGGTTTGCCACAATGTTGGGCGGTTGAGATCACCCTGGGGTGCACCAGCGTGCCCGTGCAACCCCGGTCTACGTCGACGACGGTGGGGAAGCCACAAACCGGCACGGGATCGCCGCCTACGATCTCCGCGGCTGCCGGCGAAGCTATGCCCCACAACAGGGTCACAATGATCGTCTTGGATGCTGATTGCTCCATCCAGCCTCGCCTTCGCTCGGGCGGTCAGGTCATCCTGCCTTCTTTATGCCCGGCGTGGGGCGGAAGGCTCATGCTTGCGAGCATGAGCCTGGGCATGCGGTGCGGTCTTGCGGGCGCACTCGCCCAGAAAAACGCCCGAAAACCCCAACTTCCTGGGCCTGAACGGTTGCACCGATGCTGGCTAGAAAGGTGGCGGGTCGCTTGCTCCGCTGCTTCGCAGCAGCAAGGCGGGCAGCGTCGTGCCTGCTTCGAGCGAAGTCAGCTCCGGCGGGATGATGACGAGGCCGTCCAGCGCGACCAAGGAAGCCAACGAGCCCGATCCCTGCTTGCAGTGCAGGGTGGCCTCGAGCGTGCCGTCTCTGTGGCGTAGCGCTGCACGCGCGAGCTCGGTGCGCCCTCGCGAGCGTTGGTAGCTCCCGGTGACGCGTGCCAGCGAGGTCACGCGATAAGGTGTACGGTCGCCCAGGATGCGGCGCAGTGCGGGTCGCACGAAGATCTCGAAAGCTACCAGCGAGCTCACGGGGTTTCCGGGCAAACCAAACACCAGGGTCTTGGATGCCAGGCCGAATATCACGGGCTTGCCTGGCTTCATCGCCACCTTGTGGAAGCGGATGGTTATGTTGGCCCGGCACAAGGCCTCCCTAACGATATCGTACTGACCGACAGAAGCCCCACCGGAGGTGATCAAGACATCGAGCTCGAGGCCGGCGCGAACCGCCTCGAGCACGCTGGACAGGTTGTCTGTCACCGAGGGCAGTACTTGCGCGACGCCGCCTGCTTCGCGCACTTGTGCTGCGAGCGAATAGGCGTTGCTGTTTACGATGGAAGTGGGCGTGCCCGCAGCGCCGAGATCGCGGAGCTCGTCACCTGTCGTGACAATGGCGACGCGCGGGCGCCGATACACGCTGATCACCGCGCGGTCTTGCGCCGACAACATGCCTAGTTCGCCGGGCCCTAGCACCTGACCTGCCGCCACGGCGCGCTCGTGCCGGACGAGATCGCTGCCTCGGGCCCGCACGTTGGCCCCGAACCGAACGGCTTGCAGGAGACGTACACCGTCTCCAACCGATTCGGTGTGCTCCTGCATCACGACGCTGTCGGCTCCTGCGGGCAGCGGCGCTCCGGTGAAGATGCGCCGGGCCGTCTTGGGGCTCAGAGGCGCGGGCTCCGGACCACCGGCGCGGCTCTCACCCGACACCGGCAGAATCGAACCAGGCTCGGCAGCGTCTGCAGCTCGCAGTGCAAAGCCGTCCATTGCGCTGTTGTCGAATGGGGGCAAATCGCATGTCGAGGCGACGTCTTCGGCGAGCACCCGGCCCAGCGCGTCGAGCAGGGGTACGCGCACGATGCCGCGTGTCGAGCAGGCGGTCATGACCGTCTCGAGCGCGCTTGCGATGGGAACCATCAGCGCCGGACTGCCTTGGCGGTGCTGGCAACCTTCTCGCTCGTGGTGGCGGACTCACGCTGGTCGCGCTTGGCCACGGCGAGCTGGGAAGCGAGCTCCTTCGGCAGGTAGACGATCAGTTCTTGGTTGGTCTCGAGCTTCGTGCGCCGACTCATGCGGTTGATGCGCGCCAGGGATCCGGGCGACAGGTCGAAGCGGCGCGCTACGGCCCCAAAGGTGTCGCCTTCCTTGACCAGGTAGCGCATGCGCACCCGGCCGCG
The sequence above is a segment of the Pseudomonadota bacterium genome. Coding sequences within it:
- a CDS encoding ribbon-helix-helix domain-containing protein; the protein is MARKKISTTIYITAEQNEQLKLLHERTKVPVAVYIREGIDLVLKLHEHQLPGQLSLEPEK
- a CDS encoding rRNA pseudouridine synthase, giving the protein MAAERLQKLLARAGVASRRACEDLVVAGRVRVNGRVVRELGAKADLQSDRVELDGRRLTAGKPIYYVLNKPRAVVATLDDPEGRESIADLLRGIRERVFPVGRLDYHTSGALLLTNDGELAQALLHPRRAVPKTYVAKVRGAVDERTLALLSNGIVLDDGYKTRKADVYVLREERDSTWLQLTLREGKNRQIHRMVEAAGQRVVRLSRTEFAGITVEGLRPGQHRPLSGKELDRLKRDYLNPSRRAKTRQARTASDVETSSPSATQRPRPASKQHGRRETSSVELPSEPRRRRRVQSASAPGPRNRKRPPRR
- a CDS encoding MYXO-CTERM sorting domain-containing protein, whose translation is MPGATGGGIPAPAPQLPPTAGPRPAATAPDGGCSCSLAARASSAPGAWSLAVALAFLATRSRRRRTRVAARGQGTMTE
- a CDS encoding molybdopterin molybdotransferase MoeA — encoded protein: MVPIASALETVMTACSTRGIVRVPLLDALGRVLAEDVASTCDLPPFDNSAMDGFALRAADAAEPGSILPVSGESRAGGPEPAPLSPKTARRIFTGAPLPAGADSVVMQEHTESVGDGVRLLQAVRFGANVRARGSDLVRHERAVAAGQVLGPGELGMLSAQDRAVISVYRRPRVAIVTTGDELRDLGAAGTPTSIVNSNAYSLAAQVREAGGVAQVLPSVTDNLSSVLEAVRAGLELDVLITSGGASVGQYDIVREALCRANITIRFHKVAMKPGKPVIFGLASKTLVFGLPGNPVSSLVAFEIFVRPALRRILGDRTPYRVTSLARVTGSYQRSRGRTELARAALRHRDGTLEATLHCKQGSGSLASLVALDGLVIIPPELTSLEAGTTLPALLLRSSGASDPPPF